One window of the Shewanella cyperi genome contains the following:
- a CDS encoding ABC transporter ATP-binding protein, with amino-acid sequence MTPALKVDGLCWHPKGNRVLDDVSFELASGQMLGLIGPNGAGKSSLLRCLYRYLRPDSGLICLEGQDISQVSRRDFARSVAVVQQDTPHFFDLSTRAQVAMGLIPHKGWFEQDRAADGERVDAALAQVGLSDKADTPFEQLSGGEKQRALIARAIVQRPGLLLLDEPTNHLDVRYQIQILELVRSLGISVICSIHDLNLASALCDSLLLLERGRTVAWGTPDEVLTEARLAAVFGVCCSVSPHPQHGKPQLQYFYGYRDKGRRN; translated from the coding sequence ATGACGCCTGCGCTCAAGGTCGACGGCCTCTGTTGGCACCCCAAGGGCAATCGGGTGCTCGATGATGTCAGTTTTGAACTGGCGTCCGGGCAGATGCTGGGCCTTATCGGCCCCAATGGCGCCGGCAAATCCAGCCTGCTGCGCTGTCTCTACCGCTATCTCAGGCCCGACTCGGGGCTCATCTGTCTTGAGGGGCAAGACATCAGCCAGGTCTCAAGGCGCGACTTTGCCCGCAGCGTGGCCGTGGTGCAGCAGGACACGCCGCACTTTTTCGATCTCAGTACCCGGGCCCAGGTGGCCATGGGGCTCATTCCACACAAGGGTTGGTTCGAGCAGGACAGGGCCGCCGACGGCGAGCGGGTGGACGCGGCGTTGGCTCAGGTGGGACTCAGTGACAAGGCCGACACTCCCTTTGAGCAGCTGTCCGGCGGCGAGAAGCAGCGGGCGCTCATTGCCCGCGCCATAGTGCAGCGGCCTGGGCTGCTGCTGCTCGATGAACCCACCAACCATTTGGATGTGCGCTATCAGATCCAGATTTTGGAGTTGGTGCGCTCCCTTGGGATCAGCGTCATCTGCTCCATCCACGATCTCAACCTTGCCAGCGCCCTGTGTGACAGCCTGTTGCTGCTGGAGCGGGGCCGTACCGTTGCCTGGGGTACACCGGACGAGGTGCTGACCGAGGCCCGTCTTGCCGCCGTGTTCGGCGTCTGTTGCAGCGTCTCACCCCATCCCCAGCACGGCAAGCCGCAGCTGCAGTATTTTTACGGTTACCGCGACAAGGGGAGGCGCAACTAA
- a CDS encoding histidine phosphatase family protein, translated as MSEPIAEKQTLYLLRHGECEGGAILRGHSDVALTAKGWQQMRTAAAKVPEVAEVISSPLRRCREFAKTHAAERSRTLTLDCAWRELGFGAWDGQPLAELWQQQAMGDWWQDPWTHTPPGGEPLKAFEARLDGALGTLLARRPGTALIVCHGGVITHLLRRALGLGPEASFYRRLLLPPAALVQLDFYPQSAAYNSGGISHDSQSGKGELENWLPSVNWPSGL; from the coding sequence ATGTCAGAGCCAATAGCCGAGAAACAGACCTTGTATTTATTGCGCCACGGCGAATGCGAGGGCGGCGCCATATTGCGCGGCCATAGCGACGTGGCCCTCACTGCCAAGGGTTGGCAGCAAATGCGCACCGCGGCGGCAAAAGTGCCAGAGGTAGCCGAGGTTATCAGCTCGCCCCTGCGCCGCTGCCGTGAATTTGCGAAGACGCATGCGGCCGAGCGCAGCCGCACCTTGACCCTGGACTGTGCCTGGCGGGAGCTGGGCTTTGGTGCCTGGGACGGTCAGCCCCTGGCCGAGCTGTGGCAACAGCAGGCCATGGGGGACTGGTGGCAGGATCCCTGGACCCACACTCCGCCCGGGGGCGAACCCTTGAAGGCGTTTGAAGCGCGCCTCGACGGGGCGCTGGGAACCTTGCTGGCACGCCGCCCCGGGACTGCCCTTATCGTCTGCCACGGCGGGGTGATCACCCATTTGCTGCGCCGCGCCCTGGGCCTGGGGCCCGAGGCCAGCTTTTACCGGCGCTTGCTGTTGCCGCCGGCGGCGCTGGTGCAGTTGGACTTTTATCCTCAAAGCGCTGCCTATAACAGCGGAGGCATCAGCCATGACAGCCAAAGCGGTAAGGGCGAGCTTGAAAACTGGTTGCCGTCGGTTAACTGGCCGTCGGGATTGTGA
- the metH gene encoding methionine synthase, whose amino-acid sequence MATSATPGHLELQLRALLKERILLLDGAMGTMIQGHSLEEADYRGERFKDWPSDVKGNNDLLVLTQPGIIRQIHRDYLLAGADIIETNTFNATTIAMADYGMESLAAEINRVGARIAREVADEVATQTGSPRFVAGVLGPTNRTCSISPDVNDPGYRNIHFDDLVVAYRESTTALLEGGADIILVETIFDTLNAKAALFAIESVFDDLGQRWPVMISGTITDASGRTLTGQTTEAFYNSLRHIKPISIGLNCALGPKELRPYVQELARISETFVSAHPNAGLPNEFGGYDETPAEMADIIGQWAKDGMLNIVGGCCGTTPEHIRVIREAVIKHAPRPLPELPVACRLAGLEPLTIDAGSLFVNVGERTNVTGSAKFLKLIKEGKFETALDVAREQVENGAQIIDINMDEGMLDGVEIMQKFLNLIASEPDISRVPVMIDSSKWEVIEAGLKCVQGKCIVNSISLKEGEEKFIEQATLVKRYGAAAIIMAFDEQGQADTRARKTEICSRAYRILVDRVGFAPEDIIFDPNIFAIATGIEEHDNYAVDFIGAIEDIKARLPHAMISGGVSNVSFSFRGNNPVREAIHAVFLYHAIKAGMDMGIVNAGQLAIYDDIDPELRERVEAVVLNLPCKVPGSSNTEQLLEIADRFRGDGGGAQKKEDLEWRSWPVNKRLEHALVKGITEFIDTDTEEARLQASRPLDVIEGPLMDGMNVVGDLFGAGKMFLPQVVKSARVMKKAVAYLNPFIEAEKVEGQSNGKVLMVTVKGDVHDIGKNIVGVVLACNGYEVIDLGVMVPVEKIIEVAKRERVDIIGMSGLITPSLDEMVHNVKAFEREGLSLPAIIGGATCSRIHTAVKIAPHYPHGAIYIADASRAVPMVSKLINPETRAATIAAEYADYDNMRQKRLSQAKRKEIVSLEAARDNRCQQDWAANPPVKPNKLGIQVFDDYPLEDLVDRIDWTPFFRAWELHGHFPRILDDEVVGVEARKLFADAKAMLATIIRDKWLTAKGVIGLFPANTVNFDDIEIYSDESRTEVLQTTHHLRMQLERVGNHNFCLSDFVAPKDSGVADYMGGFAVCAGHGIDEHLARFEANHDDYNAIMLKVLADRLAEAFAERMHERVRKEFWGYAADENLDNEALIKEKYKGIRPAPGYPACPDHTEKGLLWELLKPDECIDLKITESYAMYPTAAVSGWYFANPQSRYFGVTNIGKDQVEDYARRKGMTVAETEKWLAPVLDYDPE is encoded by the coding sequence ATGGCGACTTCCGCAACACCCGGCCACTTGGAGCTTCAACTCAGGGCACTGCTCAAGGAGCGCATTTTGCTGCTCGATGGCGCCATGGGTACCATGATCCAGGGCCACTCACTGGAGGAAGCCGACTACCGGGGTGAGCGTTTCAAAGACTGGCCCAGCGACGTCAAGGGCAACAATGATCTGCTGGTGCTGACCCAGCCCGGGATCATCAGGCAGATCCACCGCGACTACCTGCTGGCCGGCGCCGACATCATAGAAACCAACACCTTCAACGCCACCACTATCGCCATGGCCGACTATGGCATGGAAAGTCTGGCCGCCGAAATCAACCGGGTCGGAGCCCGCATCGCCCGCGAGGTGGCCGATGAAGTGGCCACCCAAACCGGCAGCCCGCGTTTTGTGGCCGGGGTGCTTGGCCCCACCAACCGCACGTGTTCCATCAGCCCGGATGTGAACGATCCCGGTTACCGCAACATTCACTTTGATGACTTGGTAGTGGCCTACCGCGAGTCCACCACAGCCCTGTTGGAGGGCGGCGCCGACATCATACTGGTGGAAACCATTTTCGATACCCTGAACGCCAAGGCGGCACTGTTTGCCATCGAGTCTGTGTTTGACGATTTGGGTCAGCGCTGGCCCGTGATGATTTCGGGCACCATCACAGATGCCTCGGGTCGCACCCTGACCGGCCAAACCACGGAAGCCTTTTACAATTCGCTGCGCCATATCAAGCCCATCAGCATAGGCCTGAACTGCGCCCTGGGCCCCAAGGAGCTGCGGCCCTATGTGCAGGAGCTGGCCCGCATCAGCGAAACCTTTGTCTCGGCCCACCCCAATGCCGGTCTGCCAAACGAGTTCGGCGGTTACGATGAAACCCCGGCAGAAATGGCCGACATCATCGGCCAGTGGGCCAAAGACGGCATGCTTAACATAGTGGGCGGCTGCTGCGGCACCACCCCGGAGCATATCCGGGTGATCCGCGAGGCCGTAATCAAGCACGCCCCCCGCCCCCTGCCGGAGCTGCCGGTGGCCTGCCGTCTGGCGGGCCTGGAGCCCCTGACCATAGATGCCGGCTCCCTGTTTGTGAACGTGGGCGAGCGCACCAACGTCACAGGCTCGGCTAAATTCCTCAAGCTTATCAAGGAAGGCAAATTCGAAACCGCCCTCGATGTGGCCCGGGAGCAGGTGGAAAACGGCGCCCAGATCATCGACATCAACATGGATGAGGGCATGCTCGACGGCGTCGAGATCATGCAGAAATTCCTCAACCTTATCGCCTCAGAGCCCGACATCAGCCGGGTGCCGGTGATGATCGACTCCTCCAAGTGGGAGGTGATCGAGGCCGGCCTCAAGTGTGTTCAGGGCAAGTGCATAGTCAACTCCATCTCCCTCAAGGAGGGGGAAGAAAAGTTTATCGAGCAGGCCACTTTGGTGAAGCGCTACGGCGCCGCCGCCATCATCATGGCCTTCGATGAGCAGGGCCAGGCCGATACCCGCGCCCGCAAGACGGAAATCTGCAGCCGCGCCTACCGCATCCTGGTGGACCGGGTGGGCTTTGCCCCGGAAGATATCATCTTCGACCCCAACATTTTCGCCATTGCCACCGGCATCGAGGAGCACGACAACTACGCGGTGGACTTCATCGGCGCCATTGAGGACATCAAGGCCAGGCTGCCACACGCGATGATTTCCGGCGGCGTGTCCAACGTGTCCTTCTCGTTCCGCGGCAACAACCCGGTGCGCGAGGCCATTCACGCGGTGTTCCTGTACCACGCCATCAAGGCCGGCATGGACATGGGCATAGTGAACGCCGGTCAGCTGGCGATTTACGACGATATTGACCCCGAGCTGCGTGAGCGGGTGGAGGCCGTGGTGCTGAACCTGCCCTGCAAGGTGCCGGGCTCCAGCAATACCGAGCAGCTGCTGGAAATCGCCGACCGCTTTCGCGGTGACGGTGGCGGCGCCCAGAAGAAGGAAGATCTCGAGTGGCGCAGCTGGCCGGTGAACAAGCGCCTGGAGCACGCCCTGGTGAAGGGCATTACCGAATTTATCGACACCGACACCGAAGAGGCGCGATTGCAGGCCAGTCGTCCCCTGGATGTGATCGAAGGGCCGCTGATGGACGGCATGAACGTGGTCGGCGATCTGTTTGGTGCCGGCAAGATGTTCCTGCCCCAGGTGGTCAAGTCCGCCCGGGTGATGAAAAAGGCCGTCGCCTACCTCAACCCCTTTATCGAGGCGGAAAAAGTCGAGGGCCAGAGCAATGGCAAGGTGCTGATGGTGACGGTCAAAGGCGATGTGCACGACATTGGCAAGAACATAGTCGGCGTGGTGCTGGCCTGTAACGGCTACGAGGTGATTGACCTCGGGGTCATGGTGCCGGTGGAAAAAATCATCGAGGTGGCCAAGCGCGAGCGGGTCGACATTATCGGCATGTCGGGCCTTATCACCCCCAGCCTGGATGAGATGGTGCACAACGTCAAAGCCTTCGAGCGCGAGGGCCTGAGCCTGCCCGCCATCATCGGCGGTGCCACCTGCTCCAGGATCCACACCGCGGTCAAGATTGCGCCCCACTACCCCCATGGCGCCATCTATATTGCCGATGCCTCCAGGGCCGTGCCCATGGTGTCCAAGCTCATCAACCCCGAGACCCGCGCCGCCACCATAGCCGCCGAATACGCCGACTATGACAATATGCGCCAGAAGCGTCTGTCCCAGGCCAAGCGCAAGGAAATCGTTTCCCTGGAAGCCGCGCGGGACAACCGCTGCCAGCAGGATTGGGCCGCCAATCCGCCGGTTAAACCCAATAAGCTCGGCATTCAGGTGTTTGACGACTACCCGCTGGAGGATCTGGTCGATCGCATCGACTGGACCCCCTTCTTCCGCGCCTGGGAACTGCACGGTCACTTCCCGCGCATTCTCGATGACGAAGTAGTGGGCGTCGAAGCACGCAAGCTGTTCGCCGATGCCAAGGCCATGCTGGCGACCATAATCCGCGACAAGTGGCTGACGGCCAAGGGGGTCATAGGCCTGTTCCCGGCCAACACGGTCAACTTCGACGATATCGAAATCTACAGCGACGAGTCCCGAACCGAAGTGCTGCAAACCACCCACCACCTGCGGATGCAGCTGGAGCGGGTCGGCAACCACAACTTCTGCCTGTCAGACTTTGTTGCCCCCAAGGACAGCGGCGTCGCCGACTACATGGGTGGCTTTGCGGTCTGCGCCGGCCACGGTATAGATGAGCACCTGGCGCGCTTCGAAGCCAACCACGACGACTACAACGCCATCATGCTCAAGGTGCTGGCGGACCGGCTGGCGGAAGCCTTCGCCGAACGCATGCACGAGCGGGTACGCAAGGAATTCTGGGGCTATGCCGCCGATGAGAACCTCGACAACGAGGCGCTGATCAAGGAAAAGTACAAGGGCATACGCCCCGCCCCCGGCTACCCCGCCTGCCCCGATCACACAGAAAAAGGCCTGCTGTGGGAGCTGCTCAAACCCGATGAGTGTATAGATCTGAAGATCACCGAAAGCTACGCCATGTACCCCACAGCGGCGGTATCGGGCTGGTACTTTGCCAACCCCCAGTCCCGCTACTTCGGCGTGACCAATATTGGCAAGGATCAGGTGGAAGACTACGCCCGCCGCAAGGGCATGACGGTTGCCGAAACCGAGAAGTGGCTGGCCCCGGTGTTGGATTACGATCCGGAGTAA
- a CDS encoding AbiV family abortive infection protein: MSKNLKQWKNTLNSEQIAHGMNVATANAVRLLKDAELLFQAGSFPTACSIAILAIEEAGKISILRELSVARDGEDVKESWRSYRSHTHKNVMWMFPSLVQSGKNTLDSLTDQLERGSEATVMLDDLKQIGFYTDCLGNRNWSVPNEVIDESAATDILKIARILCRDRTYSKKEVDLWVKHMKPVKGCASNIEKQALNDWFIEMQVQGLIEEHSTKFSDFIGAHEL; this comes from the coding sequence GTGAGTAAAAACTTGAAACAATGGAAGAATACGCTCAATTCAGAGCAGATAGCTCATGGGATGAACGTAGCTACAGCGAATGCCGTTAGACTGTTAAAAGATGCTGAGCTTTTGTTTCAGGCTGGTAGTTTTCCAACCGCGTGCTCAATTGCAATTTTAGCAATCGAAGAAGCTGGTAAAATTTCAATTCTTAGGGAGTTATCTGTAGCTCGTGATGGTGAAGACGTTAAAGAATCATGGAGATCTTATCGTTCACATACACATAAAAATGTAATGTGGATGTTTCCCTCATTAGTCCAGAGTGGCAAAAATACACTGGATAGTCTAACTGACCAGCTTGAAAGAGGTTCGGAAGCTACCGTCATGTTAGATGATTTAAAACAAATTGGGTTTTATACAGATTGCCTCGGAAATAGAAATTGGTCTGTGCCCAATGAGGTTATCGATGAAAGTGCAGCTACAGATATACTAAAAATAGCTCGGATTTTATGCAGAGATCGTACTTACTCAAAGAAAGAAGTAGATCTATGGGTAAAACATATGAAACCTGTTAAGGGTTGTGCTAGTAACATTGAAAAGCAAGCTCTTAATGATTGGTTTATTGAAATGCAGGTACAAGGTTTGATTGAAGAACATTCCACAAAGTTCTCTGATTTCATTGGTGCACATGAGTTATAA